The following coding sequences lie in one Indicator indicator isolate 239-I01 chromosome 2, UM_Iind_1.1, whole genome shotgun sequence genomic window:
- the NUP43 gene encoding nucleoporin Nup43, producing the protein MEDVCAKFVSQKISKTRWRPLPAAALQPPDVFATGSWDNEDNRISIWSVGDVGNAGLNGEFQAEPQLLCDIRHDGDVMDMQFLDQERIVVASSTGTVTVFRHHQNNQTLSANQRWEKAHYHVDQEISCGGAACTGVICNNPEIVTVGEDGRINLFRADQKDAVRTIDNADSSTLHALTFLRTTEILTVNSIGQLKIWDLRQQRNEPSQIFSLTGDRVPLHCVDRHPNQQHIVATGGQDGMLSIWDIRQDTMPVSLLNAHEAEMWEVHFHPSNPDHLFTCSEDGSLWHWDTSTDVAEKPSFLHQGGRSTTYFTHSSINQSVVSAWLSNDPTKDRMEITNLIPNQTLSVNTLDVLGPCLVYGTDAEAIYVNRQIFA; encoded by the exons ATGGAGGATGTGTGCGCCAAGTTCGTGTCGCAGAAGATCAGTAAGACGCGCTGGCGGCCCCTGCCCGCCGCCGCGCTCCAGCCCCCTGACGTCTTCGCCACCGGTTCCTGGGACAACGAG GATAACAGGATCTCGATTTGGTCTGTTGGAGATGTTGGAAACGCGGGCCTCAATGGCGAATTTCAAGCAGAacctcagctgctgtgtgacATCAGGCACGATGGTGATGTCATGGATATGCAG TTTTTGGATCAAGAGAGAATTGTGGTTGCCTCATCAACAGGAACTGTAACTGTATTCCGTCATCATCAAAATAACCAG ACTTTATCTGCTAACCAGCGGTGGGAGAAAGCTCATTATCACGTGGATCAAGAAATATCTTGTGGTGGCGCAGCATGtactggtgtcatctgcaacaACCCAGAAATTGTCACTGTTGGAGAAGATGGTAGAATAAATCTCTTCAGAGCTGACCAAAAGGATGCAGTAAGAACTATAG ACAATGCAGACAGCAGTACGCTCCATGCTCTGACTTTCCTTCGCACAACTGAAATCTTGACAGTAAATTCAATTGGACAGTTAAAAATATGGGACCTCAGACAGCAAAGAAATGAACCatctcaaatattttcttt gaCAGGTGACAGAGTTCCACTGCACTGTGTGGACAGGCATCCCAATCAGCAGCATATTGTGGCCACAGGGGGCCAGGATGGGATGCTGAGTATATGGGATATCAGACAGGATACTATGCCAGTGTCCCTGCTTAATGCTCATGAAGCAGAAA TGTGGGAAGTTCACTTCCATCCCTCCAACCCTGATCACTTATTTACATGTTCTGAAGATGGATCTTTATGGCACTGGGATACTTCCACAGATGTAGCTGAAAAACCATCTTTTCTTCATCAAG gAGGAAGAAGTACTACCTATTTTACCCACAGTAGCATTAATCAGTCTGTAGTAAGTGCCTGGCTAAGCAACGATCCTACTAAAGACCGCATGGAAATCACCAACTTAATTCCAAATCAGACTTTGTCTGTGAATACTTTAGATGTTTTGGGACCATGCCTAGTATATGGTACTGATGCAGAGGCTATTTACGTAAACAGACAAATTTTCGCATGA